In the Ignisphaera sp. genome, one interval contains:
- a CDS encoding ATPase domain-containing protein: MAELPFGVDQLGLGSLEFVADAVVILKHRIEDGKLVRIMEFRKIRGSPLTLAELPFAIIPNTGLKIYTPIVLEELPAEGEAVKNPCKLLDTTIGVVRRGHIILFLYPLYARPPDLFLLIYGYMLVNKAKSLLISFRASPKTIRDTIINSVAQFGIQTGYAKSFVDENIVFKSFNPYSLSSSELLAQLIELVEHTKPDMVILHALDILAISLEPKHFQVMYNLLNYLKSKNILTIIASADVNTDIRTALMRLSDIIIRFRYSLVNGLSKKVFIWRREKDPFIATEMELRSCRDEIARLAK; the protein is encoded by the coding sequence TTCTCAAGCATAGGATAGAGGATGGAAAGCTGGTTAGAATTATGGAGTTTAGAAAAATACGTGGCTCGCCACTAACACTAGCTGAGTTGCCGTTCGCAATAATACCCAATACCGGGTTGAAGATATACACACCAATTGTGTTAGAGGAGTTGCCTGCTGAAGGAGAGGCTGTTAAGAATCCATGTAAACTACTCGACACAACCATTGGCGTTGTTCGAAGGGGTCACATAATCCTCTTCCTCTATCCACTCTATGCAAGACCCCCAGATCTATTCCTGCTAATATATGGTTATATGCTGGTTAACAAAGCTAAGTCGCTTCTGATAAGCTTTAGGGCGTCACCTAAAACGATCCGCGATACCATCATCAATAGTGTGGCGCAGTTTGGGATACAGACTGGCTATGCAAAGAGTTTTGTTGATGAGAACATTGTTTTCAAAAGCTTTAACCCATACTCTCTCTCGTCATCTGAGCTTCTAGCACAGCTAATAGAGCTTGTAGAGCATACCAAACCAGATATGGTGATACTCCATGCACTAGACATTCTAGCGATATCGCTAGAGCCAAAGCATTTTCAGGTTATGTACAACCTTCTCAACTATCTAAAGAGCAAAAACATACTAACGATAATAGCATCAGCCGATGTCAACACAGATATTAGAACAGCGCTGATGAGACTATCAGATATTATAATAAGGTTTAGATACAGCCTTGTTAACGGTCTTTCAAAAAAGGTTTTCATTTGGAGAAGAGAAAAAGACCCATTCATAGCCACAGAAATGGAGTTGAGAAGTTGCAGAGACGAGATAGCCAGACTAGCCAAATAA
- a CDS encoding homoserine kinase codes for MRSVRVRAYCSSANLGPGFDALAVALDAFYDEVEARVESGGSGKIVVEEVRGPYAEYVKNPTTVVGVFEVLKNYLGHELASNVDVVIKLFKGVPIGVGLGSSGASAAATIVALSNLFSLDLGPSDLAYIAGLAEGYAAGTPHFDNVAASVLGKLVALAILDKGLAVKRIDFDAWFAIAMPTKNIFGEGKTKAMREVLPKTIDLRKAVANWSRLAVMVTSAMQGDLETFGKLMELDEVVEPARAKLIPCFNEVKAAAKKTNGLGVAISGAGPSIIALARDESHAKEIANAMAEAYSKCVEAVAIVTKTARGAHILYSISR; via the coding sequence GTGAGGAGTGTTAGGGTTAGGGCTTATTGTAGCTCCGCTAATCTTGGGCCGGGTTTCGATGCCTTGGCAGTCGCACTCGATGCTTTTTATGATGAGGTTGAGGCCAGGGTCGAGAGTGGGGGGTCTGGAAAGATAGTTGTCGAAGAGGTTAGAGGCCCCTATGCAGAATATGTCAAGAATCCAACTACCGTCGTTGGTGTCTTCGAGGTTTTGAAGAATTATCTTGGCCATGAACTTGCAAGCAATGTTGATGTTGTTATCAAGCTTTTCAAGGGGGTTCCAATAGGTGTTGGTCTTGGAAGTAGTGGTGCATCTGCAGCCGCAACTATTGTTGCTTTATCAAATCTCTTCTCACTTGATCTTGGCCCAAGCGATCTTGCCTACATCGCTGGTCTTGCAGAGGGTTATGCCGCTGGCACACCTCACTTTGACAATGTTGCTGCTAGTGTTCTTGGAAAGCTTGTTGCTCTCGCTATTCTTGATAAAGGTCTTGCTGTGAAGAGAATTGATTTTGATGCCTGGTTCGCTATAGCAATGCCTACTAAGAACATTTTTGGAGAGGGGAAGACAAAGGCCATGAGAGAGGTTCTTCCAAAGACTATTGATCTACGCAAGGCAGTAGCTAATTGGAGTAGACTAGCAGTTATGGTGACATCTGCTATGCAAGGTGATCTAGAGACCTTTGGAAAATTGATGGAGTTAGACGAAGTAGTAGAACCAGCAAGAGCAAAGCTAATACCATGCTTCAACGAGGTTAAGGCAGCAGCAAAAAAGACTAATGGGCTAGGCGTTGCTATAAGTGGTGCAGGCCCAAGCATAATAGCACTAGCCAGAGATGAGAGCCACGCAAAGGAGATTGCCAATGCAATGGCAGAGGCATATTCGAAATGCGTTGAAGCTGTGGCTATAGTAACAAAAACTGCGCGGGGTGCTCACATACTATACTCCATAAGCAGATAA
- a CDS encoding RidA family protein — protein MKQIIYTGKAPKPIGPYSQAIRIGPWLFVSGQIPIDPTTGELIDRDIESQTRRVLENVKAILEEAGFTLEDVVKVTVYLVDLKDFHKFNEVYSQYFKANPPARTTIQVAALPRNARIEIDVIAYKPS, from the coding sequence ATGAAACAGATTATCTATACAGGGAAAGCGCCTAAGCCAATAGGCCCATATTCACAGGCTATAAGGATTGGCCCCTGGCTTTTTGTCTCTGGGCAGATACCAATTGACCCCACAACAGGCGAGCTTATTGATAGGGATATAGAGTCTCAGACGAGAAGGGTTTTGGAAAATGTCAAGGCTATTCTCGAAGAGGCTGGGTTTACACTAGAAGATGTTGTTAAGGTAACAGTCTATCTTGTTGATCTAAAAGATTTTCATAAATTCAATGAGGTATATAGCCAATATTTCAAAGCAAATCCACCTGCAAGAACAACTATACAGGTAGCGGCCTTGCCGAGAAATGCTAGGATAGAGATAGATGTAATAGCTTACAAGCCAAGTTAA
- a CDS encoding PspC domain-containing protein, translating into MAVSRRFCRSRKDRVLCGICGGLGKYFNVDSNIVRLITIVISLFAPILILGYVIVCLIIPEEDEKGECKTYAPSFTTEPAKSVLIILGLVFIFVGVLFMLFIIAAIIASLSSIRIRENIVVLVVASIVLLAIGLILIERSRHSITQPQSNHL; encoded by the coding sequence ATGGCTGTTAGTAGAAGATTTTGTAGATCTAGAAAGGATAGGGTATTATGCGGTATTTGTGGTGGTCTCGGAAAATACTTTAATGTTGACTCAAATATTGTTAGGTTGATAACCATAGTCATCTCTCTTTTTGCACCAATACTAATACTTGGTTATGTCATAGTATGTCTTATAATACCTGAAGAAGATGAGAAAGGAGAGTGCAAAACATATGCCCCAAGCTTCACCACAGAGCCAGCGAAATCAGTTCTGATCATATTAGGTCTTGTGTTCATTTTTGTAGGTGTGCTCTTTATGCTATTCATTATCGCTGCAATCATAGCTTCTTTGAGCTCAATACGCATAAGAGAAAATATTGTGGTGTTGGTCGTAGCGAGCATTGTACTCTTGGCAATAGGTTTGATACTCATAGAACGCTCTAGACATAGCATTACGCAGCCACAATCTAATCACCTCTAA
- a CDS encoding monovalent cation/H+ antiporter complex subunit F, protein MFDLESWITTFLTVSMAIYIVSFSLYLIRIVKGPTIPDMVISVDALGYDLAAFFVILSILLRSPILIICAIVLSLWIYALDIYIAKYLEYKEFGD, encoded by the coding sequence TTGTTTGATTTAGAGTCATGGATCACAACATTTTTAACAGTTTCCATGGCTATTTACATTGTGTCTTTCTCTCTATACCTCATTAGAATCGTTAAAGGGCCTACAATACCAGATATGGTTATAAGTGTTGATGCACTTGGTTACGATCTTGCAGCATTTTTCGTTATTTTAAGTATTTTACTTAGATCTCCTATACTAATTATCTGCGCTATTGTTTTATCTCTATGGATATATGCTCTTGATATTTATATTGCAAAGTATTTAGAGTATAAAGAGTTTGGTGATTAA
- the mnhG gene encoding monovalent cation/H(+) antiporter subunit G gives MDLSLIDIVLIVVGQILIAIGLFCDFVAAILMLRFPNFFVRLHALTIGSIGGAVVPMIGAGLIALGSPFLGQYRWFLAGGSFVTAFFTFILGGAGSHAIARAAYKSKAAILRPCHVDHLAEDLGEKSC, from the coding sequence ATGGATTTGAGTCTCATAGACATAGTTCTTATTGTTGTAGGCCAGATTCTTATAGCAATAGGTCTTTTCTGCGATTTTGTAGCAGCCATTCTCATGCTTAGATTTCCAAACTTTTTTGTTAGACTTCATGCACTTACCATTGGGAGTATTGGAGGAGCTGTTGTTCCAATGATTGGGGCAGGACTTATAGCCCTTGGCTCACCATTTCTAGGGCAATACAGATGGTTTTTAGCTGGAGGTTCTTTTGTTACAGCATTCTTCACATTTATTTTAGGTGGTGCTGGAAGTCACGCTATTGCAAGAGCTGCATACAAATCTAAAGCAGCTATTTTACGTCCTTGCCATGTTGATCATCTTGCTGAGGATCTTGGTGAGAAAAGTTGTTGA
- a CDS encoding hydrogenase subunit MbhD domain-containing protein, whose translation MFSLTEDIIFVAMGIAAILSVIFVVLAIITKDLVKATIFSAVQSTLYAFLLYLLMSPDIVLVYVAVSVGLLPLITLVLVKKVGRYEKV comes from the coding sequence GTGTTTTCTTTAACAGAGGATATAATATTTGTTGCGATGGGGATTGCAGCAATACTTTCAGTGATATTTGTGGTCTTGGCTATCATAACTAAAGATCTTGTGAAAGCAACTATTTTTTCAGCTGTTCAAAGTACTTTATATGCATTTCTACTTTATCTCTTAATGTCTCCCGACATAGTCTTAGTCTATGTTGCTGTTTCCGTTGGTCTTCTACCTCTAATAACACTTGTTCTTGTGAAGAAGGTTGGGAGATATGAGAAGGTATAG
- a CDS encoding MnhB domain-containing protein: protein MRRYRDVVFVSLPIITIALILIPTLLGAIGPLPPIDVRDLAKTYLYFTLDIYNKSLWAASPEAVTAIVWDYRGLDTFYETIVFYTAIIGCLALYREVVRKPDRSKGEGLSIVVKKATAIAMLGIVAVGASTVLHGMLTPGGGFQGGSIIAVAPVLAIVVFSRILVDYSKITYEKAIMLRNLSIIGIALTALAPLIISLGNAFIFQNQVKAYTTFSYPSSILDVFMGGSLWFLNLFEGIAVSMAFFIAFKVLLYTEETSKEVLIGEDYGY, encoded by the coding sequence ATGAGAAGGTATAGAGATGTAGTCTTCGTATCCTTACCGATAATCACAATAGCACTTATTTTAATACCAACGCTTTTAGGTGCTATAGGGCCTCTTCCACCAATAGATGTTAGAGACCTTGCAAAAACGTATCTATACTTTACATTGGATATATACAATAAAAGTTTGTGGGCCGCTTCCCCAGAAGCTGTAACGGCTATTGTCTGGGATTATAGAGGTTTGGATACATTCTATGAAACAATAGTCTTTTATACAGCTATAATAGGTTGTTTGGCATTGTATAGAGAAGTTGTTAGAAAGCCTGATAGGTCCAAAGGTGAGGGGCTGAGTATTGTTGTGAAGAAAGCAACAGCCATAGCAATGCTTGGCATTGTTGCTGTTGGGGCATCTACTGTTCTCCACGGGATGCTAACGCCTGGTGGGGGTTTCCAGGGAGGATCTATAATAGCAGTTGCCCCAGTCTTAGCGATAGTTGTTTTCTCAAGAATCTTAGTAGACTACTCAAAGATAACCTACGAGAAGGCCATAATGCTTAGAAACTTGAGCATCATTGGAATAGCATTAACAGCTCTAGCACCTCTCATAATATCTCTTGGCAATGCATTTATATTTCAAAACCAGGTAAAAGCCTATACCACCTTCTCATACCCCTCAAGCATACTCGACGTTTTTATGGGAGGCTCACTATGGTTTCTAAACTTGTTTGAAGGTATAGCAGTCTCCATGGCGTTTTTCATAGCATTTAAAGTGCTTCTATATACTGAAGAAACATCGAAGGAGGTTTTAATTGGTGAAGACTATGGATATTAA
- a CDS encoding sodium:proton antiporter produces the protein MDIKTIMFVATIVSLYINIGVCIYGVLSKPNLVKKFIALTILQDSINTFMILDGYRLWRAGLIQPPVLLNWSPTEEDLKQFMMRAVDPLPQALVLTAIVIGLAANVFLASVILHLYRHFGTVDVDIIGVLKRVAISEELS, from the coding sequence ATGGATATTAAGACAATTATGTTTGTAGCTACAATAGTTTCTTTGTACATAAACATTGGTGTATGTATATACGGTGTTCTCTCAAAGCCAAATCTAGTTAAAAAATTTATTGCTTTAACCATTTTGCAAGACTCTATAAACACATTTATGATATTAGATGGGTATAGATTGTGGAGAGCTGGTCTTATTCAACCACCTGTTCTTCTAAATTGGAGCCCTACTGAAGAAGATCTCAAACAGTTTATGATGAGAGCTGTAGATCCGTTGCCACAAGCACTTGTGTTAACAGCTATAGTCATAGGATTAGCTGCAAATGTTTTTCTAGCGTCTGTGATCCTTCATCTCTATAGACATTTCGGAACTGTTGATGTTGATATAATTGGAGTGCTGAAGAGGGTGGCAATAAGTGAAGAGCTTAGCTAA